One genomic window of Mercenaria mercenaria strain notata chromosome 2, MADL_Memer_1, whole genome shotgun sequence includes the following:
- the LOC123562522 gene encoding uncharacterized protein LOC123562522: MQTLVLSLVLVAFPCAINSASTGLLRCYQCANVNNASECNTLTTCQQDELCGIEMSISTSGSPYTYTMGCYRKHPCIEVTRFRMENEQLFQQGHVVGKRNSLAACSVCCGSSLCNTGNCYALTNKLRELWKAGLLDITTLAIKTTALQ; encoded by the exons ATGCAGACATTAG TTCTGTCGTTGGTGCTTGTAGCTTTTCCATGTgctatca ACAGTGCGTCTACTGGTTTACTAAGATGTTACCAGTGTGCTAATGTTAACAACGCAAGTGAGTGCAATACACTTACCACGTGCCAACAAGATGAG TTATGTGGTATAGAGATGTCCATAAGTACTTCCGGTAGTCCATACACATATACAATGGGATGTTACAGAAAACAT cCATGCATAGAAGTAACACGATTTCGTATGGAGAATGAACAATTATTTCAACAAGGTCACGTCGTAGGTAAACGAAACAGTCTGGCAGCCTGTTCCGTGTGTTGTGGGAGTTCCTTGTGTAACACAGGCAACTGTTATGCCTTGACAA ATAAACTCAGGGAATTGTGGAAAGCCGGGCTACTGGATATAACTACTCTGGCAATCAAGACTACGGCCTTGCAGTAA